DNA from Limnohabitans sp.:
GGCCGAGGCGATCGAAGACCATTACAAACCCCGTTTTGCAGGCGACGACTTGCCGCGCAACCACGTGGGTCTGGTGGTGGCGCTGGCCGACAAGCTCGAAACTTTGGTGGGCATGTTCGGCATCGGCAACGTGCCCACGGGCGACAAAGACCCGTTTGCGCTGCGTCGCCACGCTTTGGGCGTGGTGCGGATGTTGGTAGAAGCCCGCTTGAAGCTCAATTTTTTCGAGCTGACCCGCCAGGCCCTCACCGTCTTTCCGGCTGCAGTGGTCCATGACAAGAGCGTCGAATTGGACGAGTTTTTGGTCGAACGACTTCGCGGTTACTTCCGTGAGGCCGGGTTTTCAATCGCGGAAGTTGATGCCGCCATCTTCGCGCAAAAGCTCGGCCAGTGGTCATCCATTCCCACTCGTCTTCAGGCGGTGCGAGCTTTTGCGGCCCTGCCCGAAGCACCCGCTTTGGCTGCGGCCAACAAGCGCATCGGCAACATCCTCAAGAAAGCCGGCGAGGTGGACGCCCACGTCAACCCCGCCCTGCTGCAAGAAGACGCCGAAAAAGGCCTGTACGCCGCCATGCAAAAGTTGTTGCCCGAATCCGAGGCGCAGTTCAAGGCGGGCGACTACACCGCCAGCCTGCAAACCCTGGCCGCGCTGCGCGCCCCGGTCGATGCGTTCTTTGACGACGTGATGGTCAACGCCGAGGCCATGGACTTGCGCCTGAACCGACAGGGCCTGCTCATGTCGCTGCATGTGGCCATGAACCGCGTGGCCGACTTGTCGCGTCTGGCGGCTTGAACGAGCCCAAGCCATGCCCCACAAACTCGTCATTCTGGACTGTGATGGCACCCTCAACCAGCTCAGTGATGAGTTCGTCAAATCACCCGAAAAGTGGCATCCCTTGCCCGGTGCGCTGGAGGCCATTGGCCGCCTGAACCATGCGGGCTTTCACGTGGTATTGGCCACCAACCAGTCGGGCATTGGCCGGGGGGTGTTCGACATGGGCGTGCTCAATGCCATGCATGCCCACATGCTCAAGTCGCTGGCGGCAGTGGGGGGGCGCATTGACGCCATTTTTTATTGCCCGCACGCCCCCGATGAGACTTGTGTTTGCCGCAAGCCTGCGCCTGGTTTGCTGCAGCAAATTGCCGAACGCTATGGTGTGCCAACGTTGGGGGTGCCGTATGTGGGCGACAGCTTGCATGATATGCAAGCCGCCCATGCCGCCGCTTGCAGCCCGCATCTGGTGTTGACCGGGCGGCATGCAGATCTCGCCGGTCAGCCGCTGCCCGCCGAGTTTCCCAGCACGACGCAAGTGCATGCCGATCTGGCGGCGTTTGTCGATTGCTTGCTCGGCGGTGTGGCCACGTCGGGTATTCCTGCCTGAGTTGTACCTTTGACCCAAGAGTCCTCGCCCCATGAATTTTTTCCGCTCTTTTGCCCACTTGTTGTGGATGGCCATCACCGTCATCCCTTGGGCTCTTTTTGTTGTCCTGATTTCCTACTTTGTCAGCAGCACGCGCTTGTACTGGATCTGCGCTGGCTGGCTGCGCCTCGCTGTCAACAGTGGCACCTGGATTTTGGGCATCGAAAACCGCATCCAGGGCATGGAAAACTTGCCCCAGGGCACCAAGGACCCAGCCGTCTTGTTGGTCAAGCACCAGTCCACCTGGGAGACCTTTGTGATGCCCGTCATCATGCCGCACCCTTTGGCCTATGTGTTCAAAAAAGAGCTGCTGCATGTGCCGTTCTTTGGCTGGGCCATGGCGCGCATGGACATGATCCACATCGACCGCAAGCAGCGCTCGCGTGCCTTTGCCAAAGTGGTGCAGCAAGGCCGCAGGTTGATGGCCGAGGGGGTGTGGGTCATCATGTTCCCTGAAGGGACACGCATTCCGCGTGGCCAAAAGGGGGAGTACAAAAGCGGTGGTGCGCGCTTGGCCATTGCCGCCGGTGTGCCGGTGATTCCGATTGCCGTGACCTCGGCGCGTTGCTGGCCCACCCGTGCTTTCGTCAAAAAACCCGGGGTGGTGGACATCTCGATTGGGCAGGCCATCCCCAGTGAAGGCCGCAGAGCCGACGAGTTGATGCTGGAGGTCGAGACCTGGATCGAATCTGAAATGCACCGCCTGGACCCAGAGGCTTATCCGGCTGACGCACTTACCGCTGCCTCCAGAGACCACTGAACCCCTTCAGGGCGAAGCATGCGCGCACCGATCCAGTTTGTGTTGGACTTTTTCACGGCCGCTGATCCGTCGCCTGGGCCGCAGGCCAGGCCCGCGAGCCCCCCAGTGGCTTCGCCTTCCTCCCTGTTGGCCGCCGATCCAGCAACGCCTCCCGCACCCGAAGCCCAGCCGGACTCGCTTGCAGTGCCCGCTGGGTCTGTGGGTTTTACTCACCCAGCAGCCAACCGCCATGCGCATTTGCAGGGCATGACGGTGTCTTATCGCTTCGAGCGTTCGCGCCGCAAAAGCATTGGTTTTCTGGTCGGGGCAGATGGCCTGGTGGTGCGCGCGCCCAATTGGGTGCCGCTGCGAGAGGTCGATGCTGCGGTGCAGGAAAAGGGCGCGTGGATCGTGGCCAAACTGCAGCAATTCA
Protein-coding regions in this window:
- the gmhB gene encoding D-glycero-beta-D-manno-heptose 1,7-bisphosphate 7-phosphatase; translation: MPHKLVILDCDGTLNQLSDEFVKSPEKWHPLPGALEAIGRLNHAGFHVVLATNQSGIGRGVFDMGVLNAMHAHMLKSLAAVGGRIDAIFYCPHAPDETCVCRKPAPGLLQQIAERYGVPTLGVPYVGDSLHDMQAAHAAACSPHLVLTGRHADLAGQPLPAEFPSTTQVHADLAAFVDCLLGGVATSGIPA
- a CDS encoding 1-acyl-sn-glycerol-3-phosphate acyltransferase, giving the protein MNFFRSFAHLLWMAITVIPWALFVVLISYFVSSTRLYWICAGWLRLAVNSGTWILGIENRIQGMENLPQGTKDPAVLLVKHQSTWETFVMPVIMPHPLAYVFKKELLHVPFFGWAMARMDMIHIDRKQRSRAFAKVVQQGRRLMAEGVWVIMFPEGTRIPRGQKGEYKSGGARLAIAAGVPVIPIAVTSARCWPTRAFVKKPGVVDISIGQAIPSEGRRADELMLEVETWIESEMHRLDPEAYPADALTAASRDH